One window of the Archangium primigenium genome contains the following:
- a CDS encoding adenylosuccinate synthetase, translating into MSSRERILVISGPIGAGKSTLAEGLVARHGAHRVSSRALLLARLEGRGEDRRSLQEAGAALDRETGGRWVADSVKELLQRAEVPPSLLVVDSVRVAAQVESLREALGSRVLHVHLTAPEPELAARYDQRRAHAASDPERTSFAEARADTTERGVEALATRADLVLDTHRHPTEAVRVQVSALLGLYGRDAERLVDVLVGGQYGSEGKGQIAAYLAPEYDVLVRVGGPNAGHRVYEEGVPYTFHLLPSGTRVAPRTRVVLGPGATLDLTVLQQEIADCRLEPGRLFIDPQALLIEPEDVAFEEASLRQQIASTARGVGAAAARKVLRTAARLPVRFARDIPELGPYLRPTREVLEDAYARGGRVLVEGTQGAGLSLHHGDYPYVTSRDTTASGCLAEAGIAPGRVRKTLLVCRTYPIRVQNPERGTEEGTGTSGPMVAELSWEEIARRSGLPLDELRAQERTSTTNRQRRVAEFDWALLRKAAALNAPTDVVLTFLDYLAAGHRSARRIEQLTPEAHRLIEGIERVAQSPVSLLSTGFGFRSILDRRAW; encoded by the coding sequence GACCGGCGCTCGCTCCAGGAGGCGGGGGCGGCGCTGGATCGGGAGACGGGCGGGCGCTGGGTGGCGGACAGCGTGAAGGAGCTCCTCCAGCGCGCGGAGGTGCCCCCATCCCTGCTCGTCGTGGATTCCGTCCGTGTCGCCGCCCAGGTCGAGTCCCTGCGAGAGGCCCTGGGCTCCCGGGTGCTCCACGTGCACTTGACCGCGCCCGAGCCGGAGCTCGCGGCGCGGTACGACCAGCGGCGTGCCCACGCGGCGTCCGATCCCGAGCGCACCTCGTTCGCGGAGGCCCGCGCCGACACCACGGAGCGCGGCGTGGAGGCGCTCGCGACGCGGGCGGACCTGGTGTTGGACACCCACCGCCATCCCACCGAGGCCGTGCGCGTCCAGGTCTCCGCCCTGCTCGGGTTGTACGGCCGGGACGCGGAGCGGCTCGTCGACGTGCTGGTGGGCGGCCAGTATGGCAGCGAGGGCAAGGGCCAGATCGCCGCCTACCTCGCCCCCGAGTACGACGTCCTCGTGCGGGTGGGGGGGCCCAACGCCGGACATCGCGTGTACGAGGAGGGCGTTCCCTATACCTTCCACCTCCTGCCCTCGGGGACGCGGGTAGCCCCCCGGACACGGGTGGTGCTGGGTCCTGGAGCCACGCTCGACCTGACGGTACTTCAGCAGGAGATCGCCGACTGTCGGCTCGAGCCGGGGCGGCTCTTCATCGACCCCCAGGCACTCCTCATCGAGCCCGAGGACGTCGCGTTCGAGGAGGCGTCCTTGCGCCAGCAGATCGCATCGACAGCACGAGGCGTGGGGGCCGCGGCCGCGCGCAAGGTGCTGCGCACGGCGGCGCGGCTCCCGGTGCGCTTCGCCCGGGACATCCCGGAGCTCGGGCCCTACCTGCGTCCCACGCGGGAGGTGCTGGAGGACGCCTACGCGCGGGGAGGCCGGGTGCTCGTCGAGGGAACCCAGGGGGCGGGCTTGAGCCTGCACCATGGGGACTACCCCTACGTGACCTCGCGGGACACGACGGCGAGCGGGTGCCTGGCGGAGGCCGGCATCGCGCCCGGGCGGGTGCGCAAGACGCTCCTGGTGTGCCGCACCTACCCCATCCGGGTGCAGAACCCAGAGAGAGGGACGGAGGAAGGGACGGGCACCTCGGGGCCCATGGTCGCAGAGCTGTCCTGGGAGGAGATCGCCCGGCGCTCGGGCCTGCCGCTGGACGAGCTGCGCGCCCAGGAGCGGACCTCGACGACGAACCGTCAGCGGCGGGTCGCCGAGTTCGATTGGGCCCTGCTGCGCAAGGCCGCCGCGCTCAACGCCCCCACGGACGTGGTGCTGACCTTCCTGGACTACCTCGCCGCGGGCCACCGCTCCGCCCGACGCATCGAGCAGCTGACTCCCGAGGCGCACCGCCTCATCGAGGGCATCGAGCGGGTCGCCCAGTCCCCCGTGTCGCTGCTGTCCACGGGCTTCGGGTTTCGGAGCATCCTCGACCGGAGGGCGTGGTGA
- a CDS encoding DUF6982 domain-containing protein, giving the protein MVAEAAPQGYYGEDGQWYAYPADYTAPQQPQGYYGEDGQWYAYPADYTAPQQPQGYYGEDGQWYAYPADYTAPQQPQGYYGEDGQWYAYPANYDAQQPQGYYGEDGQWYAYPTSDDAQAQAPAAETLTAEEPVAEAAQFEAPAPVTPFVLQTTLEVDTSALDLSAAEPDMPVMEAESSWADVEPEPAEPAPLEPMAEEVFEVADTDLAPVSAATPLPEPIIESVDMGDWEDSPAPEPEPVLAAPEPVQELGEDDFSSLNNDESAASAVPPRAAAPRVEELSPTQTLDIPATDISVLDASGHLPPSEEPVQPVSEEWESTAPSSADAWEEGDVPRAFDSDEDGLADADRMEVTASYALPSYPSSVTPPPPAPAPLALEESPTFDVSELEASPEPRDAYPAVETPWETPVDELSASTPVAEAPTFDMEALGAEVEPEPAHVSPHVTTLELNPVQVGPDLVADTVEVADSFDPEATQPGQWGMAEETFDSGSPSDPVPLSSASDYLGHNLPAGGTFSDEPVPLEDMDTGWSADQAYESGERLQLESAAEFMSTPEFISASATWGHQPGAEAEPEPTEAHAAWAEPAEAQPVLEAQAEWAAEEVPAAEEQPVLEAQAEWAAEEVPAAEEQPVLEAQAEWSTPIEEQPVLEAQAEWAAEEVPAAEEQPVLEAQAEWAAEEQPVAEEQPVLEAQSEWAAAEEQPVLEAQSEWAAAEEQPVLEAQSEWAAEEVPVAEEQPVLEAQSEWAAAEEQPAAEPQAEWAAEEVPVAEEQPVLEAQSEWAAEEQPVAETQSEWAAEEVPVAEEQPVLEAQSEWAAAEEQPVAEPQSEWGAAEEQPVLAAQPEWAAEEQPIAEEQPVLEAQSEWAAAEEQPVLEAQSEWGAVEEQPVLAAQPEWAAEEVPVAEEQPVLEAQSEWAAAEEQPVAEPQSEWGAAEEQPVLAAQPEWAAAEEQPVAEPQSEWAAEEQPVLAAQPEWAAEEQPVLEAQSEWGAVEEQPVLAAQPEWAAEEQPVAEPQSEWGAVEEQPVLAAQPEWAAEEQPVAEPQSEWGAVEEQPVLAAQPEWAAEEQPVAEAQPEWATAEEQPVLEAQSEWGAVEEQPVLAAQPEWAAEEQPVAEPQSEWGAVEEQPVLAAQPEWAAEEQPVAEPQSEWAAEEQPVAEPQSEWAAEEQPASDHWTAPAEAGEAAHAGWEAPAEPQPWMNTAAQADWSPQEATASWEAPVEEMPVEAAGEWAAQEPQGEWNAPVAATDGQWAQDSEASAWGQDAHQAAPLEELPPLETDVAVMEPEPAYAPPPPPPEEPAEAFAQAPEPQDIDVTEDIVEEAPLPVPVPVAPPRAPLAPAAAAPRPAPVAPPVFTPPATPTMVPGSPLPRASRVAMAAVKAPTAAPVPVTPVNAFIEGEHRVIIHTVEGQVKRGAIRDVNLLDEAIPLEQQAGFAPERIAIQRVKAIFFMFATGARPPQPEGQKIRVTFNDGRQVAGFSSDYQGAGQGFFVVPADTRTNTSRIFIYRASVQAVAEG; this is encoded by the coding sequence ATGGTCGCGGAAGCCGCGCCTCAGGGCTACTACGGCGAGGACGGCCAGTGGTACGCCTACCCCGCCGACTACACCGCCCCGCAGCAGCCCCAGGGCTACTACGGCGAGGACGGCCAGTGGTACGCCTACCCCGCCGACTACACCGCCCCGCAGCAGCCCCAGGGCTACTACGGCGAGGACGGCCAGTGGTACGCCTACCCCGCTGACTACACCGCCCCGCAGCAGCCCCAGGGCTACTACGGCGAGGACGGCCAGTGGTACGCCTACCCCGCCAACTACGACGCCCAGCAGCCCCAGGGCTACTACGGCGAGGATGGCCAGTGGTACGCCTACCCCACGAGCGATGACGCCCAGGCCCAGGCGCCCGCCGCCGAGACGCTGACCGCCGAGGAGCCGGTGGCCGAGGCCGCGCAGTTCGAGGCGCCCGCCCCCGTGACGCCGTTCGTGCTGCAGACCACCCTCGAGGTGGACACCTCCGCCCTGGACCTGTCCGCCGCCGAGCCCGACATGCCCGTGATGGAGGCGGAGTCCTCCTGGGCGGACGTCGAGCCCGAGCCCGCGGAGCCCGCGCCGCTCGAGCCCATGGCCGAGGAGGTCTTCGAGGTCGCCGACACGGACCTCGCGCCCGTCAGCGCCGCCACGCCCCTGCCCGAGCCCATCATCGAGTCCGTCGACATGGGGGACTGGGAAGACAGCCCCGCGCCCGAGCCGGAGCCCGTCCTGGCGGCGCCCGAGCCCGTGCAGGAGCTGGGCGAGGACGACTTCTCCTCCCTCAACAACGATGAGAGCGCCGCTTCCGCCGTGCCCCCCCGGGCCGCCGCGCCGCGCGTGGAGGAGCTGAGCCCCACCCAGACGCTCGACATCCCCGCGACCGACATCTCGGTGCTCGACGCCTCGGGCCACCTGCCTCCGTCCGAGGAGCCCGTGCAGCCCGTCTCCGAGGAGTGGGAGTCCACGGCGCCGTCCTCCGCCGACGCCTGGGAGGAGGGGGACGTGCCCCGCGCGTTCGACTCCGACGAGGACGGCCTGGCCGACGCGGATCGCATGGAGGTCACCGCCTCCTACGCCCTGCCCTCCTACCCCTCGAGCGTCACCCCGCCTCCGCCGGCGCCCGCGCCGCTCGCCCTGGAGGAGAGCCCCACGTTCGATGTGTCCGAGCTCGAGGCCTCGCCCGAGCCGCGCGATGCCTACCCCGCGGTGGAGACGCCCTGGGAGACGCCCGTGGACGAGCTCTCGGCCAGCACGCCGGTCGCGGAGGCGCCCACCTTCGACATGGAGGCGCTCGGCGCCGAGGTGGAGCCCGAGCCGGCGCACGTGTCCCCCCACGTCACCACGCTGGAGCTCAACCCCGTGCAGGTGGGGCCGGACCTCGTGGCGGATACCGTCGAGGTCGCCGACTCGTTCGATCCCGAGGCCACCCAGCCCGGTCAGTGGGGCATGGCGGAGGAGACGTTCGACTCGGGCAGCCCGAGCGATCCGGTTCCCCTGTCCAGCGCCTCGGACTACCTGGGACACAACCTGCCCGCGGGAGGAACGTTCTCCGACGAGCCCGTGCCGCTCGAGGACATGGACACGGGTTGGAGCGCAGATCAGGCCTATGAATCCGGAGAGCGCCTGCAGTTGGAGAGCGCCGCGGAGTTCATGAGCACGCCGGAGTTCATCTCGGCCAGCGCGACCTGGGGCCACCAGCCCGGCGCGGAGGCGGAGCCCGAGCCCACCGAGGCGCACGCCGCATGGGCGGAGCCCGCCGAGGCGCAGCCCGTCCTCGAGGCCCAGGCCGAGTGGGCCGCCGAGGAAGTGCCCGCCGCCGAGGAGCAGCCCGTCCTCGAGGCCCAGGCCGAGTGGGCCGCCGAGGAAGTACCCGCCGCCGAGGAGCAGCCCGTCCTCGAAGCGCAGGCTGAGTGGAGCACGCCCATCGAGGAGCAGCCCGTCCTCGAGGCTCAGGCCGAGTGGGCCGCCGAGGAAGTGCCCGCCGCCGAGGAGCAGCCCGTCCTCGAAGCGCAGGCTGAGTGGGCCGCCGAGGAGCAGCCGGTCGCCGAGGAGCAGCCCGTCCTCGAGGCTCAGTCCGAGTGGGCCGCTGCTGAGGAGCAGCCCGTCCTCGAGGCTCAGTCCGAGTGGGCCGCTGCTGAGGAGCAGCCCGTCCTCGAGGCTCAGTCCGAGTGGGCCGCCGAGGAAGTGCCCGTCGCCGAGGAGCAGCCCGTCCTCGAAGCGCAGTCCGAGTGGGCCGCCGCTGAGGAGCAGCCCGCCGCCGAGCCTCAGGCCGAGTGGGCCGCCGAGGAAGTGCCCGTCGCCGAGGAGCAGCCCGTCCTCGAGGCCCAGTCCGAGTGGGCCGCCGAGGAACAGCCGGTCGCCGAGACTCAGTCCGAGTGGGCCGCCGAGGAAGTGCCCGTCGCCGAGGAGCAGCCCGTCCTTGAGGCCCAGTCCGAGTGGGCCGCCGCTGAAGAGCAGCCTGTCGCCGAGCCTCAGTCCGAGTGGGGCGCCGCCGAGGAGCAGCCTGTCCTCGCCGCTCAGCCCGAGTGGGCCGCCGAGGAGCAGCCGATCGCCGAGGAGCAGCCCGTCCTCGAGGCGCAGTCTGAGTGGGCCGCCGCTGAAGAGCAGCCTGTCCTCGAAGCGCAGTCCGAGTGGGGCGCCGTCGAGGAGCAGCCCGTCCTCGCCGCTCAGCCCGAGTGGGCTGCCGAGGAAGTGCCCGTCGCCGAGGAGCAGCCCGTCCTCGAGGCCCAGTCCGAGTGGGCCGCCGCTGAAGAGCAGCCTGTCGCCGAGCCCCAGTCCGAGTGGGGTGCCGCCGAGGAGCAGCCTGTCCTCGCCGCTCAGCCCGAGTGGGCCGCCGCCGAGGAACAGCCTGTCGCCGAGCCTCAGTCCGAGTGGGCCGCCGAGGAGCAGCCCGTCCTCGCCGCTCAGCCCGAGTGGGCCGCCGAGGAGCAGCCCGTCCTCGAGGCTCAATCCGAGTGGGGCGCCGTCGAGGAGCAGCCTGTCCTCGCCGCTCAGCCCGAGTGGGCCGCCGAGGAGCAGCCCGTCGCCGAGCCTCAGTCCGAGTGGGGTGCTGTCGAGGAGCAGCCTGTCCTCGCCGCTCAGCCCGAGTGGGCCGCCGAGGAGCAGCCCGTCGCCGAGCCTCAGTCCGAGTGGGGCGCCGTCGAGGAGCAGCCTGTCCTCGCCGCTCAGCCCGAGTGGGCCGCCGAGGAGCAGCCCGTCGCCGAGGCTCAGCCCGAATGGGCCACCGCCGAGGAGCAGCCCGTCCTCGAGGCTCAGTCCGAGTGGGGTGCTGTCGAGGAACAGCCCGTCCTCGCCGCGCAGCCCGAGTGGGCCGCCGAGGAGCAACCTGTCGCCGAGCCTCAGTCCGAGTGGGGCGCTGTCGAGGAGCAGCCCGTCCTCGCCGCTCAGCCCGAATGGGCCGCCGAGGAGCAGCCTGTCGCCGAGCCTCAGTCCGAGTGGGCCGCCGAGGAGCAGCCTGTCGCCGAGCCTCAGTCCGAGTGGGCCGCCGAGGAGCAGCCCGCGAGCGATCACTGGACGGCCCCGGCCGAAGCCGGAGAGGCGGCGCACGCCGGCTGGGAAGCGCCCGCCGAGCCCCAGCCGTGGATGAACACCGCCGCGCAGGCCGACTGGTCACCCCAGGAGGCCACCGCGTCCTGGGAAGCGCCCGTCGAGGAAATGCCCGTGGAAGCAGCGGGGGAATGGGCCGCCCAGGAGCCCCAGGGCGAGTGGAACGCGCCCGTCGCGGCGACGGATGGCCAGTGGGCGCAGGACTCGGAAGCGAGCGCCTGGGGGCAGGACGCCCATCAGGCCGCGCCCCTCGAGGAGCTGCCTCCGCTCGAGACCGACGTCGCCGTCATGGAGCCCGAGCCCGCCTACGCGCCGCCTCCGCCTCCGCCCGAGGAGCCCGCCGAGGCCTTCGCCCAGGCCCCCGAGCCCCAGGACATCGATGTGACCGAGGACATCGTGGAGGAGGCCCCGCTCCCGGTGCCCGTCCCCGTCGCGCCGCCTCGGGCGCCCCTGGCTCCGGCCGCCGCCGCGCCCCGGCCCGCGCCGGTGGCTCCGCCGGTGTTCACCCCGCCGGCCACCCCCACGATGGTGCCCGGCTCGCCCCTGCCCCGCGCCTCGCGCGTCGCCATGGCCGCCGTGAAGGCCCCCACCGCCGCCCCGGTGCCGGTGACGCCCGTCAACGCCTTCATCGAGGGCGAGCACCGGGTCATCATCCACACCGTGGAGGGCCAGGTGAAGCGAGGCGCCATCCGCGACGTGAACCTGCTCGACGAGGCCATCCCCCTCGAGCAGCAGGCGGGCTTCGCTCCCGAGCGCATCGCCATCCAGCGCGTCAAGGCCATCTTCTTCATGTTCGCCACGGGCGCGCGTCCGCCGCAGCCCGAGGGACAGAAGATCCGCGTCACCTTCAACGACGGCCGCCAGGTGGCGGGCTTCTCCAGCGACTACCAGGGCGCGGGCCAGGGCTTCTTCGTCGTCCCGGCCGACACGCGCA
- a CDS encoding DUF7002 family protein, with translation MDAKAFAERFPQLFHMAEAGSWPSIQRHGLLSTSALLELFEVQGERRVALEARHRPESVALQHPRHGTAVVRDQKPMDDQGLARSLGGGLSPTDWYRLLNARVFFWVSAERLTRLLGARAYRDKRQTVLTVDTARLLARHEARVLLSPINSGATKPFPAPRGPDTFLSLARYPFAYWDQKRKRREPVVELTVEHSVPDIRELVLRVEDYEAGHPVATP, from the coding sequence ATGGACGCGAAGGCCTTCGCCGAGCGGTTCCCCCAGCTCTTCCACATGGCGGAGGCGGGCAGCTGGCCGAGCATCCAGCGCCACGGGTTGTTGAGCACCTCGGCGCTCCTGGAGCTCTTCGAGGTCCAGGGCGAGCGCCGGGTGGCCCTGGAGGCGCGGCATCGGCCCGAGTCGGTCGCGCTCCAGCACCCCCGGCACGGGACGGCGGTCGTCCGGGACCAGAAGCCCATGGATGACCAGGGGCTCGCGCGGAGCCTGGGTGGGGGTTTGTCCCCGACGGACTGGTACCGGCTGCTCAACGCCCGGGTCTTCTTCTGGGTCAGCGCCGAGCGGCTCACCCGGCTGCTCGGGGCCCGAGCGTACCGGGACAAGCGGCAGACGGTGCTGACGGTGGACACCGCGCGGCTGCTGGCGCGTCACGAGGCGCGTGTCCTGCTCTCCCCCATCAACAGTGGGGCGACCAAGCCGTTCCCCGCGCCCCGGGGGCCGGACACCTTCCTGTCCCTGGCGCGCTACCCGTTCGCCTACTGGGACCAGAAGAGAAAGCGCCGGGAGCCGGTGGTGGAGCTGACCGTGGAACATTCCGTGCCCGACATCCGGGAGCTCGTGCTGCGGGTCGAGGACTACGAGGCGGGCCACCCCGTCGCGACCCCATAG
- a CDS encoding peptidase MA family metallohydrolase, whose product MRALLLSALLSAAPPPSAAQAQKLAEQEQWDELYLAWAAVKPQGYSAPDRRAVALALGKGCDALSGTDAVMAYSLGERAVLFEETVPGLRCLAKTSLATEQRGGAEEALRRGHKRFPKEGAFALELGRLLLEDKDAQGALEVLQRISPRAPEAEQARELLEKARGASSEEREARSQARAIERRFSGEGDSAGLPPAAPSTSGLSYASGVGEDGMRTRANSRFIVKYFNNARDFSQRAEYEGRIVAALDEAHGHTRQVLGEAREAPVDVVLYTREEFRTHQGAALARTVAGLYSAGAIRINDAAELTRQTKATLVHEYVHAVVDDLVQAARGGQHVPVWLNEGLAEYVEWRYLGHDKPPVQMANRLRGAAQADQLPSLEQMSGQSLISLGDPGLAYATSAMAVRELMADGGPGRLLRLIREVGEGAPFEQALRDRYGRTIPELNEAVKAALSRR is encoded by the coding sequence ATGCGTGCACTCCTCCTGTCCGCCCTGTTGTCCGCCGCCCCGCCGCCCTCCGCCGCCCAGGCCCAGAAGCTCGCCGAGCAGGAGCAGTGGGACGAGCTGTACCTCGCCTGGGCCGCCGTCAAACCCCAGGGCTACTCCGCCCCCGACCGCCGCGCCGTCGCCCTCGCCCTCGGCAAGGGCTGTGACGCCCTGTCCGGCACCGATGCCGTCATGGCGTATTCGCTGGGCGAGCGCGCCGTGCTCTTCGAGGAGACCGTGCCCGGCCTGCGCTGTCTGGCGAAGACCTCGCTCGCCACCGAGCAGCGCGGCGGCGCCGAGGAGGCCCTGCGCCGGGGCCACAAGCGCTTTCCCAAGGAGGGCGCCTTCGCGCTGGAGCTCGGGCGGCTCTTGCTGGAGGACAAGGATGCCCAGGGCGCGCTCGAGGTGCTCCAGCGCATTTCCCCGCGCGCGCCCGAGGCGGAGCAGGCCCGGGAACTCCTGGAGAAGGCCCGAGGCGCCTCCAGCGAGGAGCGCGAGGCCCGCTCCCAGGCGCGCGCCATCGAGCGGCGCTTCTCCGGCGAGGGGGACAGCGCGGGGCTGCCCCCCGCCGCCCCGAGCACCTCCGGACTCTCCTACGCGTCCGGCGTGGGCGAGGACGGCATGCGCACGCGCGCCAACAGCCGCTTCATCGTGAAGTACTTCAACAACGCGCGCGACTTCAGCCAGCGCGCCGAGTACGAGGGCCGCATCGTCGCCGCGCTCGACGAGGCGCATGGCCACACCCGCCAGGTGCTCGGCGAGGCGCGCGAGGCGCCCGTGGACGTCGTGCTCTACACCCGCGAGGAGTTCCGCACCCACCAGGGCGCCGCGCTCGCGCGCACCGTGGCCGGGCTGTACTCGGCCGGCGCCATCCGCATCAACGACGCCGCGGAGCTCACCCGCCAGACCAAGGCCACGCTCGTGCACGAGTACGTCCACGCCGTGGTGGATGACCTCGTCCAAGCCGCGCGCGGCGGCCAGCACGTGCCCGTCTGGCTCAACGAGGGCCTGGCCGAGTACGTGGAATGGCGCTACCTGGGCCACGACAAGCCCCCCGTCCAGATGGCCAACCGCCTGCGCGGCGCCGCCCAGGCCGACCAGCTGCCCTCCCTGGAGCAGATGTCCGGCCAGTCCCTCATCTCCCTGGGGGATCCGGGGCTGGCGTACGCGACCTCGGCCATGGCCGTGCGGGAGCTGATGGCCGACGGAGGGCCCGGCCGCCTGCTCAGGCTCATCCGCGAGGTGGGCGAGGGCGCCCCCTTCGAGCAAGCCCTGCGCGACCGCTACGGCCGGACGATTCCAGAATTGAACGAGGCCGTGAAGGCCGCTCTCTCGCGCAGGTAA